The Acomys russatus chromosome 27, mAcoRus1.1, whole genome shotgun sequence genome includes the window TCTTTTGTAACTGTACCTATCCTCTATTTTTAATCGTATGACAAGGATGCGAGGCAGACAACATTATATTTTGCAAAAGAGAAATCTGAGGCTTTATGTTTGACTTGAGAGCAGGTGGTCAAGCTGCCCAGCTTCCTCATGCTGGGAGCGTCTCCAGAGCTCTTCCATCAGTGCTCTGTGTCTTCTCCAATATCCAGTCCATGTACTCAGCAACTTTAGTGTAGACTCCTGGTTGATCCCTGCGGGCACAGCCTTCGCCCCAACTGGTGATACCTACCAACTGCCACCTTCCATTGTGTTTACAAACTAAGGGGCCACCGGAATCTCCCTGGGTCACagtgggtagaaaaaaaaaaccacaatggtAGAGACCCATACATGTGAGGTTTTAAATAAAGATTCCCTTGTTCAAAGACAGACGTTCTTAACAGTTCTACAGTCTCACCTTTGCACAGCACACATACAGACTCTCAATTTCTCTGCACCCTATTAGCCATGAAAAACAAGCGGATGGTTACAAGGCCAATTTATTTCCTCTCCCATTCTCAGATAAACCCATCCATTTTAGCATCTTTATCCTATGTtcaaataaatctatttttcttgtattttagcATGACCATGGCATGTAAAATTGCCCTTAAATATGGCACATATCTGTACTGATTGTGACATACCTGTCATAGTCAGTACATATTCTAATGTACCTATTATAAGTAATATATGATATGCACCATGTCTATTTGttaaaagttatttataaagTCTTTGGGTCATTTAACTCTTAAACTTCCAAACTGAAACTAAggaaaagtaattttgaaaaattggTTTCAAATAAGCCATCTCCAATGAACTATCATGTATTTTTCACAGTCTAACAATTACCTTACAAGCATCTGTCCCGCCTTCTTTGTAGCCAGCACAGATCACCTGCTTGGTTATGAcataatttctgtattttttctggCATTCTTCATTTGGTACCAAAGGAACAGTTGCTTTTTGAAGAGTATTTTGGATTTCACCTATGAAGCAATCAAGAAATAcctttaaagaaaggaaatacaataaatagggaaataagagggaaaagaagagagaaaaggaaggaaagaggtatatgagagacaaagagagggagaggaaggagatggcGTAGCGGTGATCTGTGTTGGCTTTCTTCAAAAGAAGCATTTCAGTCGCCCCATCCTCCAATCTACCACAGTCTTGGTTCCTATGATGTACCACCTTCCTTTATCAACACATGCCCCATCCCCAGAGTGAGTGGGGGGTGGTTCTTTCATACATCTATACCTTTAATACGCGTGCCTGGATGGTCTCTCCTTTCATTGTTTTACAAATtccaattataataaaaatacataatttataaaaataaatcccaAACATCTGACAGCAGAGATGTATTTTGTTCTTTACATAAACAAAGTTCTATGACACATGATGCATTTACAGATAACTTATTTTCTATCCATGTCtatatttcatgtgtgtatatatgtatgtatgcatgcataaatatatgtgtatatgtgtacatatacaggGTAACATAGTGAAAAATGTGAACTAATTGAATACAGTACTGCATGgttcagaaaacacagagaagacacaGCCAATCACCACTTTCTGTAAAACGACACAAACATCTCTAATCGTGTTTATCTGGTACTTAATCTAGAAAGGAAACATGTTTGTTTCCAGAAAAATAGATCAAGTCTCAACACACAGTAACTCTTGACTTCAGATCTACACAAACAATTGATTATCCATaaactcagaggaagggagagaggaaaactaACCTCTATATTCGCTACCTTTCAAATACAGCTGAGCACCCCCTTTGGTTTCAAATGCAGATAACGAATGCAGGAATATGGTACCATTAGCAGGATTGTTGGGTAAGGGTCACAGGTAACTTTGAATTGTAGTTACAACCAAATGAAAATATTGATCATGCCCATCACTATTTCAACATTATGGAAGATATAAAAACGACCTGCTATATTGTACACTGACAAAGACATATACTTATCACTATGTCAAATTCTGTTAACAAATACTGCTAACTGTGCTGCAATCTACTTGTCTTTCTTTATGAACCGATGTATTTTACGTAAGCATTTAACAGCATAATTAGAGGAAAAGTTAGGTTTATCATATTGCAGGTACAcgtttaaataaatattaagaacttttctctctctctttttttgtttttgtttttttatttgtttgtttttgtttttgaagacagggtttctctgtgtagccttggctgtcctggacccactttgtagaccaggctggccttgaactcacaaagatccacctgcctctacctcccaagtgctggcacctTGGCTTTTGATACAAAGGGAGATCGTAGTGAACACGGGCACTATgagtactgggggtggggggtggggtgggcagagaggTTTCAGTGGAGGTGACAGCACCACAGGGCCACAGTTCTTGATGCAGAGCCATAAAAATAATCTCTGTTATAAATAACATGCTTAAAGGCTTAAAATCTCATCAGTTTGTAATGCCCTCCCCCAAAAAGTCACATTCTTGGGAATCAGAGGACTGATATTTTGGAATAAATGGAAAGGTCATGAGTAAGGATTGCTGAGTCACGGATCTGCTCCCCGTACTTGAACGTGTAAGACAGGAACATTTCAGATGTCAGGCTGTACCTCTTTCCTTCGTGTAGCCCCATCCAGTCACCCAGCAGTTGGTATAAATTGTATTTGTGTCAGCTTTGGAAGGCAGGCATATTGGTTTTTGGAATTCTGCAAGAAAATTTCATGGACAGATTTGGACCAGTTAAAGCCACAGATATGGACATTAAGAATGAATCCCTATCTTTccccccttatttttttttttctacagaacAACACAGCACGAATGAGCCTCCTGGGACTAGCTGGAATGGGAAAGGACAGGAGATGGTAAAGGGAGGTGACATGCCATGTCcattatgaaatataatgaaacccattaccgaaattaaagaataaaaagaacgACCCTCCAGCTTTATGATCAACGTCCAAAGCCCAGAACTCAAGGAAATCCTCGCATTTTGGCATATGGCATGTGTGGCATTTTGGCACGAAACCTTCATGGGAGAGGAGGGCTCCTCAGCCAAAATTTATTGGCAAGCACGTCTCTACTTTCCAGTGTTTTGTTTAGAATATACTGTGGCAGAATTCATAAGCAGAGCAAAGACAGCCACACTGTCTCCAGGCTTTATTTGAATGACTTATTACAACAAAGCAATGAGGAGCTCACACACCTACAGCAGATatagaaggcaggaggaggaaaggcAAACCGTCTGAGGGTTACGTAATTATTAACAGACACTTGCAGCTAATGGTAGGCATCCTGCCTCTGTGGAGGGGGTGCCTCCGAAGGCAGTCACATGCTCCGTGTTCCGCCAGTGTGTTCTTAGCAACGAGCATCTAGTCCAAATCACTTTcatatagttttatattattaAGTCCAAGCACTGGTGATTCTGCCAATCTTGTAAAAAGATGCTCAGTGTCCCCAGATGTCAAGATCTTTCCTATACCTACTGTTTTGGTACTATACATGCAGTTGCACGCCACTCTGAGAAAGTAATgaagtgggtttgttttttttgcccCTTAAGTAGCAGTGGTTGTGTGGTGGGTGACAGGATCTTTACCTCTCAggcagcctcctctctccctcaacCTCATCAACCAGGGCGTGAAGATAATTTCTGCAGATCTGTTTTCTCACGCACACTGAAGTGGAAGTTGACACCAATACAATTCAGTTGTACAGTTTTCCCTTAAACGTGCTACGTACCTGTATAGTTCAAGGGTGCCTGAAGCTTCATTAAGGCGATATCGTAATTGCCTTCAGAGATTTTGTATTTCGGATGAATGATAAGTTCCTCTATTGTTGAGAAGGGCGTTTCTTTTGTAATCTCTGAGAGACTAAGAATCCCGCCATATATAAGCCACACATCTGGATAGGGAATCCTGGGAGAGATACATGAAAACCAACATAACACTGGCAttgttacttgtttctttttctagggatggggagaggagggtaAGAAAGAACATATTCCATATGACCTAATTCTTCCTGGCAAGGCAACTATCGTTGCTTATAACAGTAGTACTGGATCTTTGAAGATTtagtttctaaataaaaatttcttaagCTTTTTCCATTTAAGACTCCCTTATGtctgaaaagattttttaaaaacgtgTGTATGTATGACTTTAAGAAGCAGGTACAGATATTAAACATTTGCCTATAGTGTATCACAAAGAGATTTACTTCAAACCAATTTGGCaatgcatatataattttatcatttcttggtgataaaaacaaattcacatATTAATGGCATAAACGTGCTTGTTTATTTccatataaaaattaatacatgTCTGAATGTTTGATACTAAAAGATGGAGAGCATCATCAATGTTTTTAAGAGTTCCTTAATATTTTAATCTTATGATTGACAACGCTGAGACTGTCACTTCATATAAATTTGCCGTACCAAACGGCAACTGTAGATTTAGGAGCATTTGGACAGTTTTGAAAATTCTACCCAACACCCAGACCCATGTTCACTCAATGAGTTTTTCATGAAACTCAAGTAATCAGCTCAAACAACTGTATTGAAAATCAAAGTCTCACACTATACAATCCAAAGACACACTACGATAAGAAACACTTCAGCGATTTTGTTCTTTGGAATGAAACTGTTATGTTCCCGTAAGAGAAGATCCCTAGTGCACATGTACAATACACACTGTGGTTCACAACATTAAATGATCTTCAGTCTCAGTTGTGTTTAGCATACTGTTGCTTAAaatctacctacctatctttTGAATTTTAAGCTAACTCTATAAAAGATATACAgacttaaaattataatattttctaggtaaaaaaataaatgtctcagAGCCAAGGAGatggtttgctttttaaacatgaggacctaagttccgATCTCCAACTAGGACTGAGAAtgtgccaggagacagaggcaggcagattcctggggcttgctgtctTTCCAGTCTAGTCAAAAGGGTTAGCACTCTAGGTTtggtgagaaactctgtctcaacaaataaggCAAACAGTAATACAGGAAGGTACCTGGTGTTAACCTGCGCATGTGCATACAACAGGTAAacatgtacacatcacacacacacacacacacacacacacatacacacacacacacacacaaatgggcaTAATATGATGGACCTAAAACTTACTCATCAAAGCAGTGGGCAGCTGTCAAAATCCATTGGTGTCCAATGATGGTCCCTCCACACACGTGATTCTGCGTTATCATCTTCACTTGCAGGCTGACCTGCCATGGCCACTCCCCTAAAGAAGAATTTGCTCCTCCCACAATACgtgcatttatttttgttgtgcaGACTGAAAAGCGTCGAGATGTGTGGTCAGAATTAGACACAAATCAGCATCCCCTCCAGCCAAGGAGACAGTATAAACAATCAGATCACAAGAACCAAGACATCCACACGGTTCCGTAACAGATGAGCCGCACTCACCAGAGCTCTCCACGACTTTGCACAACCTCAAAGAATAACCAGAGCTCCCCTTTGCCCCGTAGGTGATCCTAGTTGGTGAGCCATCCGTGGACAACCTTAAGGAACATTTACACCTGGACAAAGTGAACAGTATAAAGCTAAacccacagagaagagaaaactaTGAAATAGCTACATAGCTAATTAGCAAAGAAGCAGTCCCTTACCCCTCTACCTTGCAGTCTTGGGGAAGTAAGGAATAAGTAAAGAACTGACAGCGGATCATCTCTGTACATGTCTCTTGGCACACGCCTGCTCCTTGCACGAAGGTCACATTCAGTTCTTCCCCTCCAAAGTCAAGTCCAGAGTAAATTTTGGAATGACAGGGCTCTGTACCATGCACAAACATCAAAAGATACACAATAAGACAGGAAATAAGCAGCACTGATAATGTTTCTATATCCTCTTGAGAAGAGTTCCATTAAGTCTTTGAAGACCCCAAGTTCTCTTGCACCTCGTGGCTGTCGgtatttgtcaacttgacacaagacaGAGTCacctgaagagagggaacatCAGTTGAAGAACTGTCGCCATCAGACTGACTCGTGGGCATagctgtgggacattttctgggttaatgattgatggaggaggaccCAGCCAACTGGGGAAGTGCCCTATCATATCCCAGGTGATGTGGGACACGATAgctatatgtacacatgtacacacatatacacatgtatttgtatgcatgtacacttatacacacacacacacatatatatgtacatatgagcaaATCATAGGAGCAAGCCAAACAGCAtcatttctccatggtctctcTGCTTAATTCTTGCCCCTTTCTGCTTGAGTACCTGGCCTGACTTCTGTAAGGACTAGACTATGACTGGGGCATtatgaacaaaacaaaccccttttcttccccaacttgctttggtcatggtatttatcacagcaaccaagaACCAAACTAGGACACATGTCATGTGCCGTCACGATCGAGTCACGTTACCCAGGCGAGCTTTTCTGCAGGTAGAGAGACTGAATCCAGATACAGCGTTGTCTTGAGGAACAGAAGGACTCGGTGTCCCACTTTTAGACGTCTTAAGGAAACAaacatttctattaaaaaataagtgaGAGAGAAAATAGCATTAGAAGGTGCCACGcctcttttccctctttatttcattctttttctttcttaaagcaaCTCCATAAATTGTATTCCTCTGAGAAAATCTGTTCAGCTAGTCACATTCCAAGACTCCAAAAATATCACAGGGATTAAATGTAAAtggagtcacttctctctctggggaaaaaaaaaaaaggtaggtaCAGACAATCTGTTAAGAGGACAGAGGATAAAATTCCACCttctaataagaaaaagaaaagagagacagcaaCGAAAGGACAAATTGTTTGGCTTTATGCTGCCCTGGGTATTAGATCGATACACACCCTCTGCAGGGCCTGTGTTGTACATAACGGAAATCGGAAGTTGTGCAAAGCTGAAAAGGTCAGACTAGACCCTAGATGGGGGATAAGCAGATCGGGCTAAGGAGGGCTCTGATTTCTCACAAGATCAAAGGGTAGACTGTGGGAGCAGCTGTTACTCAAGCCTGCTCTCTTTGCCCCTGCTGCTATTGTTTGACTCAAAGACATGTTTGTTTTACTTAAGGGAAGGTATGTCAACGGACCTGCTAATCTCTGAAGCAGCCTGCACCTGGCAGAAAAGCACCCACTTAAGCACCCACAGGCTGAAGCATCAGTAGGGAAACCCGCAAGGCAAGCCTCTGCTTGGAACAGGGGGCGAGGCTGGAAGGGAGCCCCACGTGCCCTGATCCCACTCACCTCTGTGATTCTGTCTTCCAGTTGTTCGTATAGAATGTGAAGAAAAGGCAACTGGGATGGAAGGTGCAGATGGTGCGACACACAAAGGCATCGGGGGTGACGGCCTGGCCCACATCCAGGCCCGCAAAGGCAAAGTGCTGGAAAATATCCATGGGGCAACCTGTGAACTCAGCAAGGAGACTTTGCTCAGTGACACAAAGTTTATGTTTTAGCATAGCAACTAAAGAGACTACAATGACTGCCTATTCGCAGTACTACATATCACAAGTTAAGAGCTGCCTACCGAGAGGCCGTGGCAgcgtgcacagggcctgcagatCTGCAGGACGTCCTCTGGGTGTATATTCAAGCTtccagtttattgtttttaatgggattcctgagtgtgcaaacgtGTGGCTCTCTGAATCCTGCGCCTTctcttggactcgcttttgtttgttttgttcaattccAATGTGTTCATTTCTGCttcctaattttgttttgttttattattatgcctTAGAAGCTTGCTTGTTTCCCaaggacagaaagggagtggatctggatgggaggggaagtgggaaaaCATATAGGATATATCTATGAGAGAGGGGgaaacctattttcaataaaaggaagggTGGAGAAGCCTGTTAATGTATCAGAATTTGTAACTTGTTCTTTGGGAAAAGAGTAAAATGTGTTCTCCTCTAGTGACAAATATTAAATGCTGTAGAGTAAGCAGCCGCATTTCCAATACTAGATGTTTGGGTGGCTTGTGTTAGCCTTATATTTTGGCTAAGCCTTGGGAACACGCTCTTCTGTGCATTGTCTCTGAGTATTACGAGAATCATTTTAATGAAAAGGGATTAGCACAAATTCTGAGGAGTTAACAACAAGGCCATTTGATAGTAGGCTGGACAGGCTTCATTTTCATCCCTTTCACACAATTTATTTCTcatctatttttgtttattaatgcTGTTTACATGATTCATCCAATTTGATAGCATGTAAGAGTCAATTTGATTCCACTCTAAATCGTATGGAAGTTTCAGAATAATGATAGGCCGAACGGTCAAACTTAATATGGTTGGATGAAGAGAAGGCTCTTTCCATAATACCCCCATTTGAGTAGTCTAGGAAGCTATACTGACTACTCAAAAACAAATTCATGATGCTCAAGTATCCATTCCAACCGACAACTGCAACTCACCACAAGAGATCCCTTAAAGGTTATTTTACAAATTTACTGGGACATTTGTAGTTGAAAAGGAGCTCCAcactgttaggtcctgctgcagggcctggctggcatgacctgccctctacctaggggcaggggcttcccctcccccagaggcccttcactatataatacagacattttggttttcccttctccccctttccaccctctccccttcccaaccccccccgcctccccccctaCCTCCTTTACCTCCAGTCCCGTTccatctctccccctcccctccgtTGCTGCTCCAATAAACTTGCATTTACATAATACAGCTTCATCTCACCACTTGTGCATTCCATTTTAATCAATCAGCTGCCTCATGACAAAGTCAATTTCTTTTCTAGACCACTGGAGATGTTAAGGACTTCTAAAAATCATTGTCTACAAAGGCCAACCCTGTGGATTTGTGTCCTGAGCCACTCACTAGTGACAGAACAGACTTTGCCGAAAGCTAACGTAGTCATCTTGACTCCTTTTCAACTTAGACATATTTAACATCTTCCTTTACTCGTGTCTAAGTTTTATATTACTTCTGGGTATTCTATCTGTCACCCTGCTTGAACCCATTGGCTGCACTCCAGGTTTCTATTGCCCCACACGAAATGCAGAGTCTGAGCCAGGCAAGATGGCCATCTGGTATCCCAAAGACTATTTTAAATCTAAAGTTAGGTTGTTGGCTACGTGtactggctagctttatgtcaacttgacacaaggtaaagtcatcagagagaaggaaacctcaattgagaaaacgcctttataagatcaggctatagccaagcctgtaggacattttcttaattggtgattaatggaggagggctcagcccattgtgggtggtgccatctctgggctgttggtcctgggttctataaaagaGCAAGCcaagcaagccatgatgagcaagccagtaagcagcacccctccacaacCTCTGCATtaattagctcctgcctccaggttcctgatcTGTTTGAATTCTTGACCCAATATCTCTCAGTGATGGATGGTTACCAAGAAGTGcaaactgaaacaaaccctttcctccccaagttgctttggtt containing:
- the Klkb1 gene encoding plasma kallikrein, with translation MILFSQVGYFISLFATVSCGCLTQLYKNTFFRGGDIAAIYAPDAQYCQKMCTFHPRCLMFSFLSVSPTRGPDKRFGCFMKDGITGTLPRLHRMGVISGHSLKQCGHEISACHQDVYEGLDMRGSNFNISKANSVEECQKLCTNNIHCQFFTYATNAFHRPEHRNSCLLKHSSSGTPTSIKTLDNLVSGFSLKSCALSEIGCPMDIFQHFAFAGLDVGQAVTPDAFVCRTICTFHPSCLFFTFYTNNWKTESQRNVCFLKTSKSGTPSPSVPQDNAVSGFSLSTCRKARLEPCHSKIYSGLDFGGEELNVTFVQGAGVCQETCTEMIRCQFFTYSLLPQDCKVEGCKCSLRLSTDGSPTRITYGAKGSSGYSLRLCKVVESSVCTTKINARIVGGANSSLGEWPWQVSLQVKMITQNHVCGGTIIGHQWILTAAHCFDEIPYPDVWLIYGGILSLSEITKETPFSTIEELIIHPKYKISEGNYDIALMKLQAPLNYTEFQKPICLPSKADTNTIYTNCWVTGWGYTKERGEIQNTLQKATVPLVPNEECQKKYRNYVITKQVICAGYKEGGTDACKGDSGGPLVCKHNGRWQLVGITSWGEGCARRDQPGVYTKVAEYMDWILEKTQSTDGRALETLPA